A DNA window from Luteolibacter luteus contains the following coding sequences:
- the rnc gene encoding ribonuclease III → MESLESRLGYKFRNSLLLAEAMTHPSLAYESQRPHFDNQRLEFLGDAVLQLILTEDLYKMFPDFPEGRLTKLRSQLVSRRALARFALTIDLGSYVLLGKGEEATGGRRRMSTLADGFEALIGAVYLDSGYTGARDLVLRLFQSEIEALAGSPEERNPKGELQECLQAISPQAPNYRILGESGPDHRKVFQAEVSWKGLILAVGKGKSKKEAEARAAGEALRARVWEKEK, encoded by the coding sequence ATGGAAAGCCTCGAGAGTCGCCTCGGATACAAGTTTCGCAATTCGCTTCTCCTTGCAGAAGCGATGACCCATCCGAGTCTCGCCTACGAATCTCAACGGCCCCATTTCGACAACCAGCGTCTGGAGTTCCTCGGCGATGCCGTGTTGCAGCTCATTCTGACAGAAGATCTCTACAAGATGTTCCCGGATTTCCCCGAAGGACGTCTTACCAAGCTCCGCTCCCAGCTTGTCTCCCGCCGTGCCTTGGCGCGCTTCGCCCTCACCATCGACCTTGGCAGCTACGTGCTGTTAGGAAAGGGGGAGGAGGCCACCGGTGGCCGCCGCCGTATGTCGACTCTGGCGGATGGGTTCGAAGCGCTGATCGGCGCCGTTTATCTGGATAGCGGCTACACCGGTGCCAGAGATCTGGTGCTGCGTCTTTTCCAATCCGAGATCGAAGCGCTGGCCGGCAGCCCGGAAGAGCGGAATCCGAAAGGAGAGCTCCAGGAGTGCCTGCAGGCGATTTCTCCTCAGGCTCCGAACTACCGCATTCTAGGCGAAAGCGGTCCGGATCACCGCAAGGTCTTCCAAGCTGAGGTCTCTTGGAAAGGCCTGATCCTCGCCGTGGGCAAGGGTAAGAGCAAGAAGGAGGCGGAAGCCCGTGCCGCGGGCGAAGCGCTGCGCGCTCGGGTGTGGGAGAAGGAGAAGTAG
- a CDS encoding Smr/MutS family protein codes for MDEDPHRIPITNELDLHTFRPSEIGDLLPEYFAECQQAGFRGVRVIHGKGTGALREGVHALLRRMPEVEEFHYPAAEGSWGATWVILKPPAPEST; via the coding sequence ATGGACGAGGATCCCCACCGCATCCCGATCACGAACGAATTGGATCTCCACACCTTCCGGCCCTCTGAAATCGGGGATCTGCTGCCGGAATACTTCGCCGAGTGCCAGCAGGCGGGATTCCGCGGGGTCCGCGTGATCCATGGCAAGGGCACCGGCGCCCTGCGCGAGGGCGTGCATGCCCTCCTGCGTAGAATGCCGGAGGTGGAGGAGTTCCACTACCCCGCGGCCGAGGGCAGCTGGGGAGCCACTTGGGTGATCCTCAAGCCGCCCGCGCCAGAATCCACATGA
- a CDS encoding cob(I)yrinic acid a,c-diamide adenosyltransferase, whose translation MSIITGRGDEGETDLLFGRRISKTSLRVEVLGCVDELNAALGLARAAGASGEVEEIIDRVQDQLIGLMGQFACQPGDEARYEKAGFSSVGQEDLDWVVATARDFEKRGITFKGWARPGADHSLARAGLDFARTAARRCERTVLKLHEGGEEVPQVLRLYFNRLSDLMWILARAA comes from the coding sequence ATGAGCATCATCACGGGCCGCGGCGACGAAGGAGAAACCGACCTGCTCTTTGGTCGCCGGATTTCGAAGACTTCCCTGCGAGTGGAAGTGCTGGGCTGCGTGGATGAACTAAATGCGGCGCTCGGCCTTGCCCGGGCAGCGGGGGCTTCCGGGGAAGTGGAAGAGATCATCGACCGGGTGCAGGACCAATTGATCGGCTTGATGGGCCAGTTCGCCTGCCAGCCGGGAGATGAGGCCCGCTACGAGAAAGCCGGCTTTTCCTCGGTGGGGCAGGAAGACCTCGATTGGGTGGTGGCGACGGCGCGGGACTTCGAGAAACGGGGCATCACCTTCAAAGGCTGGGCGCGGCCCGGGGCCGATCATTCCTTGGCGAGAGCGGGTCTCGATTTCGCGAGGACCGCCGCGCGACGCTGCGAGCGCACCGTGCTGAAGCTGCACGAGGGTGGGGAAGAGGTCCCGCAGGTCCTGCGGCTCTACTTCAACCGCCTCTCCGATCTCATGTGGATTCTGGCGCGGGCGGCTTGA
- a CDS encoding 7-carboxy-7-deazaguanine synthase QueE codes for MLLARLNDGPEIFFTLQGEGVSAGLPAVFVRASRCNLHCRWCDTDHTWNFEGTPWPHEKDADPAYRKHKKEDVTIEANPADIVAQVAAFPCRRVVLTGGEPLLQQEAWLELIEGLRAIDPAYIFEVETNGTKAPTPEFRAAVNQFNVSPKLANSGMEARLRTVPAVIEGFVADPKAWFKFVSCGPEDVAEILDFTTKFAIPPQRVLVMPEGRTAAELDRHAPDVVACCLLYGWRFCDRLHVRLWGDRRGV; via the coding sequence ATGCTCCTCGCGCGACTGAACGACGGTCCGGAAATCTTCTTCACCCTGCAGGGCGAAGGCGTTTCCGCCGGCCTGCCTGCAGTCTTCGTAAGGGCATCCCGCTGCAATCTCCACTGCCGCTGGTGCGACACGGATCATACCTGGAACTTCGAGGGCACCCCGTGGCCCCACGAAAAGGATGCCGATCCTGCCTATCGGAAGCACAAGAAGGAGGACGTCACCATCGAAGCGAATCCCGCGGATATCGTGGCGCAGGTGGCTGCATTCCCCTGCCGCCGGGTAGTCCTCACCGGTGGGGAGCCGCTGCTCCAGCAGGAGGCTTGGCTGGAGCTGATCGAGGGGCTCCGGGCGATCGACCCCGCCTATATTTTCGAAGTGGAAACCAATGGGACAAAGGCTCCCACTCCGGAATTTCGGGCTGCGGTGAACCAATTCAATGTTTCACCGAAACTGGCAAATTCCGGGATGGAGGCGCGGCTGCGGACTGTCCCGGCAGTGATCGAGGGCTTCGTGGCAGACCCCAAGGCTTGGTTCAAGTTCGTCTCCTGCGGCCCGGAGGATGTGGCGGAGATCCTTGATTTCACGACGAAATTCGCAATCCCGCCGCAGCGGGTGCTGGTCATGCCAGAGGGCCGCACCGCGGCCGAATTGGACCGCCATGCTCCGGACGTGGTGGCCTGTTGCCTGCTTTACGGCTGGCGATTCTGCGACCGGCTCCATGTCCGCCTGTGGGGCGACCGCCGTGGCGTCTGA
- a CDS encoding FtsK/SpoIIIE domain-containing protein, producing MPTVNDPLHPEWIRHLLKRLQEAVSSVAGREAALKREHAASVLAAKRQSTAMREAGTLNRSSRQEALIEECDREQAWATAKYEKRRIWISEAAQSAHGNLARRVREEKDLQVGRRQAESLRVRAEAKEAWERARQDHREFSEKIAADGDEVRNLAVDSMKVLRGFRPLFGMMLRKGRMASVPEPDRNKARETLREEGREKLEEAYGRIDGLKKNPLALFFRFVPLTLVLFLIAVYFGYQIYQAEDRAAEFARIESTLALALLVPVVLHLVSAILLLVPARRMAKLLQGARRAGFAATAVSEAHVAALGKSLKKDLADQSSGISETLKESEEIAQELMQAGRKKIEEQYERLPAKAEALYKRSLTRVARRLESGVAGNDFAGTSEETERESEYQRGIAGADEALRAGVGRLVVEWDEEVVPLHRELLGLAELAEERFPAWDESWISSWTPPDDAERAVPFGRIQVSLPALAGGMPESDAFQLAGPVEFEVPYSLGFAERASLMIDGDASKAADTIHEIVLRLLSSHPAGRAIFTLIDPVGLGKDFAGLMHLGDYEETLINGRIWTQTTQIEERLAELSENIEKVIQMYLRNEFATLDDYNKYAGTVAEKHRFLVISGFPAAFSETAAKRLLSIATSGARCGVYLLIHRDARQGSIDGPLAEALERACIHLVEENGAYRVANLPAGADHLVASVPPRGELETALVHRLGQVSVDSNRVEVPFSNIAPAENEWWASSTGDELRVPIGRSGAKKFQWLALGKGTRQHVLVAGKTGSGKSTLFHVMITNLALHCSPDEVEFYLVDFKKGVEFKCYGAKRLPHARVVAMESDREFGLSVLHRVDDELRRRGEMFRKHGSQDLAGYRKASGETLPRTLLMIDEFQELFTEDDAVAQTASLLLDRIVRQGRAFGIHVILGSQTLGGAYTLARATLGQMVVRIALQCNEADAYLIMDDDNPAPRLLTRPGEGIYNDNAGALAANSPFQAVWLSEEERNELLDRIARMARESGRKVAAPVVFEGNAPAEIAGNMELAELLDSRPATRPSETKAWLGEPNSIKGPAEASFARRSGSHLLVVGQSDDRVSSLLSLAVLSLAAGQPADGARFIVLDSASSQGTSGRLKSLLPHEVRVAGPAATAEIFAELSTELQQRSSGEKEGPEIFVVIHGLQRFKKLKQEDDFLFAMDDGPSGPNPAKVLADLASEGGAQGIHLLAGVDTWNNVSRWLPRKVMAEFEMRVVFQMSANDSANLIDSPAASSLGLHRALLYNEAMGATETFRPYAEPGADWWAEFAEKIKAREEGSLAS from the coding sequence ATGCCGACTGTGAATGATCCCCTGCATCCTGAATGGATCCGCCACCTGCTGAAGCGGCTTCAGGAAGCCGTTTCCTCCGTGGCGGGACGCGAGGCCGCACTGAAGCGCGAGCACGCCGCCAGCGTGCTGGCCGCGAAGCGCCAGTCCACTGCGATGCGGGAAGCCGGGACGCTGAACCGTTCCTCCCGCCAGGAGGCACTCATCGAGGAGTGCGACCGGGAACAAGCATGGGCGACTGCGAAGTACGAGAAACGCCGTATTTGGATTTCGGAAGCGGCGCAATCCGCGCATGGCAACCTTGCGCGCCGGGTGCGGGAAGAAAAAGATCTCCAGGTGGGCCGCCGCCAGGCCGAGTCCCTGCGGGTGCGCGCCGAGGCGAAGGAAGCTTGGGAGCGGGCGCGTCAGGACCATCGCGAGTTCTCGGAGAAGATTGCCGCCGATGGCGATGAGGTTCGGAACCTTGCCGTGGATTCCATGAAGGTCCTTCGTGGCTTCCGTCCCTTGTTCGGCATGATGTTGCGGAAGGGCCGCATGGCATCCGTGCCGGAACCGGATCGTAACAAGGCCCGCGAGACGCTGCGCGAGGAAGGTCGCGAGAAGCTGGAGGAGGCGTATGGACGGATCGATGGGCTGAAGAAGAATCCGCTGGCGTTGTTCTTCCGCTTTGTACCGCTGACCTTGGTTCTATTTTTGATCGCGGTTTATTTTGGCTATCAGATTTATCAGGCGGAAGACCGGGCCGCCGAGTTTGCGAGGATTGAGTCGACCCTGGCGCTCGCGTTGCTGGTTCCCGTGGTCTTGCACCTGGTGTCAGCGATCTTGCTTTTGGTTCCGGCGCGCCGGATGGCAAAATTGCTGCAAGGTGCCAGGCGCGCCGGCTTTGCGGCGACGGCGGTTTCGGAGGCTCATGTGGCGGCGCTCGGCAAGTCCCTGAAGAAGGATCTTGCCGATCAAAGCAGCGGGATCAGCGAGACGCTGAAGGAGAGCGAGGAAATCGCCCAGGAGCTGATGCAGGCGGGGCGAAAGAAGATCGAGGAGCAGTACGAACGTTTGCCCGCGAAGGCGGAGGCGCTTTACAAGCGCAGCCTTACCCGTGTGGCGAGGCGCTTGGAAAGCGGGGTGGCAGGCAATGACTTCGCCGGCACGAGCGAGGAGACGGAGCGGGAGTCGGAGTATCAGCGTGGCATCGCGGGCGCGGATGAAGCCTTGCGGGCGGGCGTTGGGCGTCTGGTCGTCGAGTGGGATGAAGAAGTGGTGCCCTTGCACCGCGAGCTGCTTGGCTTGGCGGAACTCGCGGAGGAGCGTTTCCCGGCATGGGATGAATCATGGATTTCCTCATGGACGCCGCCGGATGATGCTGAGCGAGCGGTGCCCTTCGGCCGGATCCAAGTCTCCCTTCCGGCTCTCGCGGGAGGCATGCCGGAAAGCGATGCTTTCCAACTGGCCGGGCCGGTGGAGTTCGAGGTGCCATATTCCCTCGGTTTCGCGGAACGGGCGTCCCTGATGATCGATGGTGATGCCTCCAAGGCGGCGGATACGATTCATGAGATCGTGCTACGCTTGCTCAGCTCCCATCCCGCGGGACGGGCGATCTTCACACTGATCGATCCGGTGGGGCTGGGGAAGGACTTCGCCGGGCTGATGCACCTGGGCGACTATGAGGAGACGCTCATCAACGGACGGATCTGGACGCAGACGACCCAGATCGAGGAGCGGCTCGCCGAGCTGAGCGAGAACATCGAGAAGGTGATCCAGATGTATCTGCGGAATGAGTTCGCGACGCTGGATGATTACAACAAGTACGCGGGCACGGTGGCGGAGAAGCACCGCTTTCTGGTGATCTCCGGTTTCCCGGCTGCTTTCAGCGAGACGGCAGCGAAGCGCTTGCTGAGCATCGCGACCAGCGGGGCACGATGCGGTGTCTACCTGCTAATTCATCGCGACGCGCGGCAAGGCTCGATCGACGGCCCGCTGGCGGAAGCTCTCGAAAGGGCCTGCATTCATCTCGTCGAGGAGAATGGAGCCTATCGAGTTGCGAATCTTCCGGCAGGCGCGGATCATCTCGTAGCCTCCGTTCCCCCGCGTGGTGAGTTGGAGACCGCGCTGGTTCACCGCCTTGGCCAGGTCAGCGTGGATTCGAACCGGGTGGAGGTGCCATTTTCGAACATCGCTCCCGCGGAAAACGAGTGGTGGGCCAGCAGCACGGGTGATGAACTGCGCGTGCCGATCGGTCGAAGCGGGGCGAAGAAATTCCAGTGGCTGGCGCTTGGCAAAGGCACCCGCCAGCATGTGCTGGTGGCCGGCAAGACCGGCTCCGGCAAGTCCACGCTCTTCCATGTGATGATCACAAATCTGGCGCTGCACTGTAGCCCTGATGAAGTGGAGTTCTACCTCGTCGACTTCAAGAAGGGCGTGGAGTTCAAGTGCTATGGAGCGAAGCGCCTGCCTCACGCCCGCGTCGTCGCCATGGAGAGCGATCGCGAGTTCGGTCTCAGTGTACTGCATCGTGTCGATGACGAGCTGCGCCGTCGTGGCGAGATGTTCCGCAAGCACGGCTCACAGGACCTTGCGGGATACCGGAAGGCATCGGGTGAAACCTTGCCCCGGACGCTACTGATGATCGATGAGTTCCAGGAGCTCTTCACGGAAGACGATGCCGTGGCTCAGACCGCCTCGCTGCTGTTGGACCGCATCGTGCGCCAAGGTCGCGCCTTCGGCATCCACGTGATCTTGGGATCTCAGACCTTGGGTGGCGCCTACACGCTGGCCCGTGCGACGCTCGGACAGATGGTTGTGCGCATCGCGCTTCAGTGCAACGAGGCCGATGCCTATCTCATCATGGATGACGACAATCCCGCTCCGCGCCTGCTGACGAGGCCGGGCGAGGGGATCTACAACGACAATGCCGGGGCGTTGGCGGCGAACAGTCCATTCCAAGCTGTGTGGCTTTCCGAAGAGGAGCGGAACGAATTGCTCGATCGCATCGCGCGGATGGCTAGGGAAAGCGGGCGCAAGGTGGCAGCTCCTGTAGTCTTCGAGGGGAATGCACCGGCGGAAATCGCGGGGAACATGGAACTCGCGGAGCTGCTTGATTCCCGTCCTGCCACACGGCCCTCGGAAACGAAGGCTTGGCTCGGTGAACCGAATTCGATCAAGGGCCCGGCAGAGGCATCCTTTGCGAGGCGCAGCGGTAGTCATCTGCTGGTGGTGGGGCAATCGGATGACCGGGTGTCCTCGCTGCTTTCTCTGGCGGTGCTCTCCTTGGCGGCTGGACAACCTGCCGATGGCGCCCGCTTCATCGTACTGGATTCCGCGAGCAGCCAAGGTACCTCCGGTCGCTTGAAGAGTCTGCTACCGCATGAGGTTCGAGTAGCGGGTCCGGCTGCGACCGCGGAGATCTTTGCAGAGCTTTCCACGGAACTCCAGCAGCGCAGCAGTGGTGAGAAAGAAGGCCCGGAGATCTTCGTGGTCATTCATGGCCTGCAGCGCTTCAAGAAACTGAAGCAGGAGGACGATTTCCTCTTCGCGATGGATGACGGTCCATCAGGGCCGAATCCGGCAAAGGTGCTCGCGGATCTCGCCAGTGAAGGCGGGGCCCAGGGCATTCACTTGTTAGCAGGTGTCGATACCTGGAATAACGTGAGCCGCTGGCTGCCGCGGAAGGTGATGGCTGAATTCGAGATGCGCGTGGTGTTCCAGATGAGCGCGAACGATTCCGCGAATCTCATCGACTCTCCCGCGGCAAGCAGCCTCGGGCTGCATCGTGCGCTGCTCTACAATGAGGCGATGGGAGCGACGGAAACCTTCCGTCCCTATGCCGAGCCGGGTGCGGATTGGTGGGCGGAGTTCGCGGAGAAGATCAAGGCGCGGGAAGAGGGATCGCTCGCCTCGTGA
- a CDS encoding WXG100 family type VII secretion target, which produces MSQAIIDPEEVRRFAAELKRFNNEVKERTSSLMSRFAALGDSWQDQEHEKFSAEFLQMMKTMKRFIELSDQHTPYLLRKAKRIQQYLDQR; this is translated from the coding sequence ATGTCCCAAGCGATCATCGATCCGGAGGAGGTGCGGCGGTTTGCGGCCGAGCTGAAGCGGTTCAACAATGAGGTGAAGGAGCGGACCTCCTCGCTCATGTCACGATTTGCCGCATTGGGCGATAGCTGGCAGGATCAGGAGCACGAGAAGTTCTCCGCGGAGTTCCTCCAGATGATGAAGACGATGAAGCGCTTCATCGAGCTTTCCGACCAGCACACGCCCTATCTCCTGCGGAAGGCGAAGCGCATTCAACAGTATCTCGATCAACGCTGA
- a CDS encoding CYTH domain-containing protein, with product MPTEIERKFLVKSEAWREGLPGERIVQGYLCREKERTVRVRIKGDKGFLTIKGLSEGVSRKEFEYEIPVGEADELLLLCTPPLLDKVRYERRHGGHLWEIDEFAGENHGLIVAEIELDEEGSEFEKPEWVGEEVSDDPRYYNACLVEHPWSQWRKR from the coding sequence ATGCCGACCGAGATCGAAAGAAAGTTCCTGGTGAAGTCCGAGGCTTGGCGGGAGGGGCTCCCCGGTGAGCGGATTGTGCAGGGCTACCTGTGCCGCGAGAAGGAGCGCACGGTCCGTGTTCGGATCAAAGGCGACAAAGGCTTCCTCACTATCAAGGGTTTGAGCGAAGGCGTTTCACGGAAGGAGTTCGAGTACGAGATTCCGGTTGGGGAGGCGGATGAGCTCCTGCTGCTCTGCACGCCCCCCTTGCTCGATAAGGTTCGCTACGAACGCCGTCACGGCGGGCACCTATGGGAAATCGATGAATTCGCTGGCGAAAACCACGGCCTGATCGTCGCCGAGATCGAACTCGACGAAGAAGGATCGGAGTTCGAAAAACCGGAATGGGTAGGCGAGGAGGTTTCCGACGACCCGCGCTACTATAATGCCTGCCTGGTGGAACATCCATGGTCGCAGTGGAGGAAGAGGTAA
- the smc gene encoding chromosome segregation protein SMC, translating to MYLKSLEMHGFKSFADKTKIEFHQGVTGIVGPNGCGKSNVVDAIRWVLGETSAKALRGGEMADVIFNGTEKRKPLGMAEVTMTMADCEAALKVDYNEVSLTRRVFRDGKSEYRINGTLCRLKDIHDLLMDTGIGRTAYSIMAQGQIDQILSSKPEERRAVFEEAAGITKYKREKKEALRKLEFTEANLLRVSDVLAEQERRMNSLKRQVAKARRYQALAGDVRILDTHLGHKRFVEYTAERDELKTSIRSLEATEAELERLMEPKEEAVADARLAARNFEGELADLRQQLNSHRNQLSAAQGRVAFNEERKAELEGRISQNREEIETTREKLAQQEFDVVAANEALEQLARRIAEQEIQLTDQEERTRMARGGREEIEAQLREARAEANRAQTIIASTQARIESSLAQLETSRERARMLADEEQRLNLEIEETSEQRNRIAAELDEHAARTTELEEAFQKAERGYQHTRGDLDAARTAAADAHKLLAQRDSRLKVVRQLVASGEGFQKGTRKVLDGLDDAERFKPGIHGVIANFIEADRSCARAIETALGQNLQAVLVSDEKLADAIISRLTEKRLGQAAILPETFVGHNGGTQMEALPEGAVGWALDRVKSDPRVARVIERLLDKVLIVPNYATAMRLRTSFPDVTMVTQAGEVVSAEGIIHGGDAGEGNVSVLELQNEVRDLEKEVAGLVEAEAAARQRVTDLETSLSQLQEEMEVCRERIQRHKVELSTLQGQLTLASREVEGVQTKLENVRWERGELDAREQAANDSRSGLESELAMARERLEGHEEDQRRLQSQVEGSQRDEAELAQALNELRTSLAVERQAKHAAEAQQQPMEARLSELRELSIRRETEIESFVQRIESAAAENARLAEEVETHQAEAEDLGIEIESRTGRRNELLEAIDKAEGELSEARRRHAKASEQRGREEVAITKIELRLESLVSAILERHQVELATFEPDAHALLSCIASQKSQQSRGGRQTFVESEDSEDEEPAIIVVDASKGSDEMPELPTEMTGEPDWSFVEATVGDLKRRLDSMGPVNVDAIEEYEELEERYNEVRSNYDDLVSSKQNLIEVIEKINEETQRRFAETFAQVKLNFRDMFKELFGEKGQADLMLVDESDPLESGIEVIAKPPGKKLQSISLLSGGERSMTAVALLFSIYMIKPSPFCVLDELDAPLDESNINRFVKVLDRFIDNSQFIIVTHSKRTMARADVMYGVTMEEFGVSKPVGMRLTSADDMANKGEAKTAAQKAALRLDA from the coding sequence ATGTATCTTAAATCGTTGGAAATGCACGGCTTCAAGTCCTTTGCGGACAAAACGAAGATCGAGTTCCACCAAGGCGTCACGGGCATCGTCGGCCCGAATGGCTGCGGGAAATCCAACGTGGTGGATGCCATCCGCTGGGTGCTGGGAGAAACCTCGGCCAAGGCCTTGCGCGGCGGTGAGATGGCGGACGTTATTTTCAATGGTACCGAGAAGCGCAAGCCGCTCGGCATGGCGGAGGTGACCATGACGATGGCGGATTGCGAGGCAGCGCTGAAGGTTGACTACAACGAGGTCTCCCTTACCCGCCGCGTCTTCCGGGACGGAAAGTCCGAGTATCGCATCAACGGTACGCTCTGCCGCCTGAAGGACATCCATGACCTGCTCATGGACACCGGCATCGGCCGCACCGCCTACTCGATCATGGCGCAGGGCCAGATCGACCAGATCCTTTCCTCCAAGCCGGAAGAGCGTCGCGCGGTGTTCGAAGAAGCCGCGGGTATCACGAAGTACAAGCGCGAGAAGAAGGAAGCCCTCCGCAAGCTGGAGTTCACCGAGGCGAACTTGCTACGCGTTTCCGATGTCCTGGCGGAACAAGAGCGCCGGATGAACTCGCTCAAGCGCCAAGTCGCCAAGGCCCGCCGCTATCAGGCACTGGCTGGTGATGTCCGGATCCTCGACACGCACCTCGGCCACAAGCGTTTCGTGGAATACACCGCTGAGCGTGACGAGCTGAAAACCTCCATCCGCTCACTCGAAGCCACCGAGGCCGAGCTCGAGCGCCTGATGGAGCCGAAGGAAGAGGCTGTGGCCGACGCGCGTCTCGCGGCCCGCAATTTCGAAGGCGAACTCGCGGACCTCCGGCAGCAGCTCAACTCGCACCGCAACCAACTCTCCGCAGCCCAAGGCCGGGTGGCCTTCAACGAAGAACGCAAGGCCGAGCTGGAAGGCCGCATTTCCCAGAACCGCGAGGAAATCGAAACCACCCGTGAGAAGCTCGCGCAGCAGGAGTTCGATGTCGTTGCCGCGAACGAAGCCTTGGAACAACTGGCCCGCCGTATCGCGGAGCAGGAGATCCAGCTCACCGATCAGGAGGAGCGCACCCGCATGGCCCGCGGTGGCCGTGAGGAGATCGAAGCCCAACTGCGCGAAGCTCGTGCCGAAGCGAACCGCGCCCAGACGATCATCGCTTCCACCCAAGCCCGCATCGAAAGCTCGCTGGCCCAGCTGGAGACCAGCCGCGAGCGCGCCCGGATGCTGGCCGATGAAGAGCAACGCCTGAATCTCGAAATCGAGGAAACCAGCGAGCAGCGCAATCGCATCGCCGCTGAACTCGATGAGCATGCGGCCCGCACGACCGAACTGGAAGAGGCCTTCCAGAAAGCGGAGCGCGGCTACCAGCATACCCGGGGTGACCTCGATGCAGCCCGAACCGCGGCTGCCGATGCCCACAAGCTTCTTGCCCAGCGCGACTCGCGCCTGAAGGTCGTCCGCCAGCTCGTTGCGAGCGGCGAAGGTTTCCAGAAGGGCACCCGCAAGGTGCTCGACGGCCTTGACGATGCCGAGCGCTTCAAGCCGGGCATCCACGGTGTGATCGCGAATTTCATCGAAGCGGACCGCTCTTGTGCCCGTGCGATCGAAACCGCACTCGGTCAAAACCTGCAGGCCGTTCTTGTCTCCGATGAGAAGCTGGCCGATGCGATCATTTCCCGTCTCACCGAGAAGCGTCTCGGCCAAGCAGCGATTCTGCCCGAGACCTTTGTCGGTCACAATGGGGGCACGCAGATGGAAGCGCTGCCGGAAGGTGCCGTGGGCTGGGCGCTTGATCGCGTGAAGTCCGATCCGCGTGTCGCCCGAGTCATCGAGCGTCTGCTGGACAAGGTGCTGATCGTCCCGAATTACGCGACGGCGATGCGCCTGCGCACGTCCTTCCCGGATGTGACGATGGTCACGCAAGCCGGTGAAGTAGTGAGCGCAGAGGGTATCATCCACGGTGGCGATGCTGGCGAAGGCAACGTGTCGGTGCTCGAGCTTCAGAACGAGGTCCGCGACCTTGAGAAGGAAGTGGCCGGACTTGTGGAAGCGGAAGCTGCAGCCCGCCAGCGTGTCACCGATCTCGAAACCTCGTTGTCCCAGCTTCAGGAAGAGATGGAGGTCTGCCGCGAGCGAATCCAGCGCCACAAGGTGGAGCTTTCCACGCTGCAAGGCCAGCTCACGCTCGCCAGTCGTGAGGTGGAAGGCGTGCAGACGAAGCTGGAGAATGTCCGCTGGGAGCGGGGTGAGCTCGATGCCCGCGAGCAGGCTGCGAATGACAGCCGTAGCGGTCTGGAGAGCGAACTCGCGATGGCCCGTGAGCGTCTGGAGGGGCACGAGGAAGACCAGCGCCGTCTGCAGTCGCAAGTGGAAGGTTCGCAACGCGACGAGGCCGAGCTTGCCCAAGCCCTGAACGAGTTGCGCACCTCGCTCGCCGTGGAACGCCAAGCGAAGCACGCAGCGGAAGCCCAGCAGCAGCCGATGGAGGCTCGCCTCAGCGAACTCCGCGAACTTTCCATCCGCCGCGAAACGGAAATCGAGTCCTTCGTCCAGCGCATTGAATCCGCCGCGGCGGAGAACGCCCGCCTGGCCGAAGAGGTGGAGACCCACCAGGCGGAAGCAGAGGATCTCGGGATCGAAATCGAGTCGCGCACGGGTCGCCGGAACGAGTTGCTGGAAGCGATCGACAAGGCCGAGGGCGAGCTATCCGAAGCTCGTCGCCGTCATGCGAAGGCTTCCGAGCAGCGCGGTCGCGAGGAAGTCGCGATCACCAAGATCGAGCTTCGTCTGGAGAGCCTGGTGTCCGCAATTCTCGAACGCCATCAGGTGGAACTAGCCACTTTCGAACCGGACGCCCATGCGCTGCTTTCCTGCATCGCCTCGCAGAAGTCCCAGCAATCCCGCGGAGGTCGCCAGACTTTTGTGGAAAGCGAAGACTCGGAGGACGAGGAGCCGGCAATCATCGTGGTGGATGCTTCGAAGGGATCCGACGAAATGCCGGAGCTGCCGACCGAAATGACCGGTGAGCCCGACTGGAGCTTCGTGGAAGCCACGGTGGGGGATCTCAAGCGTCGCCTCGATTCGATGGGCCCGGTGAACGTCGACGCCATCGAGGAATATGAGGAGCTTGAGGAACGCTACAACGAGGTCCGTTCGAACTACGATGACCTCGTGAGCTCGAAGCAAAACCTCATTGAGGTGATCGAGAAGATCAACGAAGAGACCCAGCGCCGCTTTGCCGAGACCTTCGCACAGGTGAAGCTCAATTTCCGGGACATGTTCAAGGAACTCTTCGGTGAGAAGGGCCAGGCCGACCTGATGCTGGTGGACGAGAGTGATCCCTTGGAATCGGGCATCGAGGTGATTGCCAAGCCGCCGGGCAAGAAGCTGCAGAGCATCTCGCTGCTCTCCGGTGGCGAGCGCTCGATGACCGCGGTGGCGCTGCTCTTCTCGATCTACATGATCAAGCCGAGCCCCTTCTGCGTGCTCGACGAACTTGATGCGCCGCTCGACGAGTCGAACATCAACCGCTTCGTGAAGGTCCTCGATCGTTTCATCGACAACAGCCAGTTCATCATCGTGACCCACTCGAAGCGCACCATGGCGCGCGCCGACGTGATGTACGGCGTGACGATGGAAGAGTTCGGTGTCTCGAAGCCGGTCGGCATGCGCCTCACCAGCGCGGATGACATGGCCAACAAGGGCGAGGCGAAGACCGCTGCACAAAAGGCCGCGCTGCGACTCGACGCGTAA